In Miniphocaeibacter halophilus, the following proteins share a genomic window:
- a CDS encoding ABC transporter ATP-binding protein, with protein MEKEKLVEVNNLSKYFKVSGGDLKAVDNISFYINKGETFGLVGESGCGKSTAGRTMLRLYEPTAGEVIFKGKNICEFSDKEMKEVRKHMQMIFQDPYASLDPRMTVEEIVGEPFEIYGILKGKERQEKVIELLDIVGLSSEHAQRFPHEFSGGQRQRVGIARALALNPEFIICDEPISALDVSIQAQVVNLLKDLQENLGLTLLFIAHDLSMVRYISDRVGVMYLGKLVELSSSEKLYEHPLHPYTKALLSAIPIADPDAQKERERIELKGEVPSPINPKPGCRFADRCEYAKDICRNTDPVLEEIEEGHYVACLRVKEINKI; from the coding sequence GTGGAAAAAGAAAAATTAGTTGAAGTTAATAATTTAAGTAAATACTTTAAAGTTTCAGGTGGCGATTTAAAAGCTGTTGATAATATTAGTTTCTATATCAACAAAGGAGAAACCTTTGGTTTAGTAGGAGAGTCCGGTTGTGGAAAATCTACAGCAGGTAGAACAATGCTAAGACTTTATGAGCCAACAGCAGGAGAAGTTATATTTAAGGGGAAAAATATTTGCGAATTTTCCGACAAAGAAATGAAAGAAGTAAGAAAACACATGCAAATGATTTTCCAAGATCCTTATGCTTCATTAGACCCTAGAATGACAGTTGAGGAAATTGTAGGAGAGCCTTTTGAGATTTATGGAATATTAAAGGGAAAAGAAAGACAGGAAAAAGTAATAGAATTACTGGATATTGTTGGACTAAGTTCAGAGCATGCTCAAAGATTTCCCCATGAATTCTCAGGTGGTCAAAGACAAAGAGTAGGGATTGCAAGAGCATTGGCATTAAATCCAGAATTTATTATTTGTGATGAGCCAATTTCGGCATTGGATGTTTCCATTCAAGCACAGGTTGTAAATCTTTTGAAGGATTTACAGGAGAATTTAGGACTTACGCTACTTTTTATAGCTCATGATTTGTCCATGGTAAGATATATATCAGACAGAGTTGGCGTAATGTACTTAGGAAAACTAGTTGAACTTTCAAGTAGTGAAAAACTATATGAGCATCCTTTACATCCATATACAAAAGCTTTACTATCAGCTATACCAATAGCAGATCCCGATGCTCAAAAAGAAAGGGAAAGAATAGAATTAAAAGGTGAAGTGCCAAGCCCTATTAACCCTAAACCGGGATGTAGATTTGCAGACAGATGCGAATATGCAAAAGATATTTGTAGAAATACAGACCCTGTATTAGAGGAAATAGAAGAGGGTCATTATGTAGCATGTTTAAGAGTAAAAGAAATTAATAAAATTTAG
- a CDS encoding ABC transporter ATP-binding protein, producing MHTAFRINDKYYDAVDDVSIDLYRNEILAIVGESGCGKSTLATTVMGLHNMNYTKVSGEVNYKGKNLLKLKEEEYNKVRGGDVGMIFQDPLAALNPLMRIGEQIEEALVYHTDLDKEGRKNRTLEILREVGITNAERIYRQFPHQLSGGMRQRVIIAIALSCKPEVLIADEPTTALDVTIQAQILDLMGDLQNEINAGIILITHDLGVVSQIADRVAVMYAGQIVELAPVIELFENPKHPYTRSLLNSIPQLDNDDDELHVIQGVVPSLKNMPRKGCRFSSRIPWIPEEEHEENPVLHDLGNGHYVRCTCWKNFYFEEDEGEK from the coding sequence ATGCACACAGCATTTAGAATAAATGATAAGTATTATGATGCTGTTGATGATGTTTCCATAGATTTATATAGAAATGAAATTCTTGCCATAGTTGGAGAGTCGGGTTGTGGGAAAAGTACTTTAGCAACAACAGTAATGGGTTTACATAATATGAACTACACAAAGGTAAGTGGTGAAGTTAATTATAAAGGTAAAAATTTACTAAAGCTAAAGGAAGAAGAATACAATAAGGTAAGAGGTGGAGATGTTGGAATGATATTCCAAGATCCACTTGCTGCACTAAATCCCCTTATGAGGATTGGTGAACAAATAGAAGAGGCCTTAGTATACCATACGGATTTAGACAAGGAAGGAAGAAAAAATAGGACCTTGGAAATCTTAAGGGAAGTTGGAATTACAAATGCGGAAAGAATATACAGGCAATTTCCACATCAACTTTCTGGAGGTATGAGACAAAGGGTAATTATTGCAATTGCACTTTCATGTAAGCCGGAAGTTTTAATAGCAGATGAGCCAACAACAGCATTAGATGTTACAATTCAAGCTCAAATTCTAGACTTAATGGGGGATTTGCAAAATGAAATAAATGCGGGAATTATTTTAATAACCCACGATTTAGGAGTAGTATCTCAAATAGCAGATAGAGTTGCAGTAATGTATGCAGGCCAAATTGTAGAATTGGCACCTGTTATAGAATTGTTTGAAAATCCTAAACATCCATATACTAGAAGTTTACTTAACTCTATTCCTCAATTGGATAATGATGATGACGAATTACATGTAATACAAGGTGTTGTTCCTTCATTAAAAAATATGCCAAGAAAAGGATGCAGATTTTCCAGTAGAATTCCATGGATACCTGAAGAAGAACATGAGGAAAATCCAGTATTACATGATTTAGGCAATGGACATTATGTAAGATGTACATGTTGGAAAAACTTCTATTTTGAAGAAGATGAGGGGGAAAAATAA
- a CDS encoding ATP-binding cassette domain-containing protein: MSFLEIKDLKVHYPIRGGFFNTIQDYVYAVDGISMKIEEGKTYGLIGESGSGKSTIGKAIVGLEKITSGQIFYKGQDVTRPRSRKKTNYNKDIQMIFQDSMSSLDPKKRVIDIIAEPIRNYEGLDKDKEKRRVFDLLEIVGLPKDAIYKYPFEFSGGQRQRIGVARAVACKPRLIIADEPVSALDLSVQAQVLNYMKEIQKALQLSYIFISHDLGVVKHMCDYINIMHRGRFVETGDREEIYQNPQHIYTKRLIAAIPEIDPANRDKLREHRIKEEIEFENKEKDYYDEKGKVYDLIQHEGTHFVAGKKEVTV, from the coding sequence ATGTCATTTTTAGAAATAAAAGACTTAAAAGTCCACTATCCTATTAGAGGAGGGTTTTTCAACACAATTCAAGACTATGTTTATGCTGTTGATGGAATAAGCATGAAAATTGAAGAAGGAAAAACATATGGTCTAATTGGAGAATCAGGATCTGGAAAATCAACAATAGGTAAAGCAATAGTAGGTTTGGAAAAAATCACATCTGGCCAAATTTTTTACAAGGGACAAGATGTTACAAGACCTAGAAGTAGGAAAAAAACAAATTACAATAAAGATATACAAATGATCTTTCAAGATTCTATGTCTAGTTTGGATCCTAAAAAAAGGGTAATAGATATAATAGCTGAACCAATTAGAAATTATGAAGGATTGGATAAAGACAAAGAGAAGAGAAGGGTTTTTGATTTACTTGAAATAGTAGGTTTGCCAAAAGATGCAATATACAAATATCCTTTTGAGTTTTCAGGAGGACAAAGACAAAGAATTGGTGTAGCTAGAGCAGTTGCTTGTAAACCAAGACTAATAATTGCAGACGAACCTGTATCTGCCTTAGACTTATCAGTTCAAGCACAGGTTTTAAACTATATGAAAGAAATTCAAAAAGCACTACAATTAAGTTATATTTTTATTTCTCATGACTTAGGAGTAGTAAAACATATGTGTGATTATATAAATATAATGCATAGAGGAAGGTTTGTTGAAACAGGGGATAGGGAAGAAATATATCAAAATCCTCAACACATATATACAAAGAGATTAATTGCAGCAATTCCAGAAATTGATCCAGCAAACAGAGACAAATTAAGAGAACATAGAATAAAAGAAGAAATTGAATTTGAAAACAAAGAAAAAGATTACTATGATGAAAAAGGAAAAGTATATGATCTTATACAACATGAAGGAACTCACTTTGTAGCTGGAAAGAAAGAGGTGACAGTATAA
- the opp4B gene encoding oligopeptide ABC transporter permease: MWKTILRRFLVMIPQLFILSIMIFVLAQFMPGDPFTGLITPDTDAATIERLREEAGLNDPVHIQYINWIKNAAKGDLGRSYTQQLPVTKVIGSRVANTFSLSLLSLVLMYAIALPLGIIAGRYNGSRIDKVITSYNFIALAIPGFVLYLVMLLIFGYRLGWFPTSGTVSTSGLTGITYMLDRLYHMILPALCYAVLTTTSTIQYLRNEIVDAKSQDYVRTARSKGVPIKTVYNKHIFRNSLLPIAAFFGFQITGLLAGSVMIETVFAYPGMGSLFIDSVTQRDYSVMTALVLLYGLLTLIGSLVSDIIMSIVDPRIRIE; this comes from the coding sequence ATGTGGAAAACTATTTTAAGAAGATTTTTAGTTATGATACCTCAATTATTTATTTTAAGTATAATGATATTCGTACTAGCTCAATTTATGCCAGGAGATCCCTTTACAGGATTAATAACTCCCGACACCGATGCAGCAACAATAGAAAGACTTAGGGAAGAAGCTGGTCTTAACGATCCAGTACATATTCAATATATAAATTGGATTAAAAATGCTGCTAAAGGCGATTTGGGTAGAAGTTACACCCAACAACTTCCAGTTACTAAAGTTATAGGTTCAAGAGTAGCAAATACATTTTCATTATCATTACTATCTTTAGTTTTAATGTATGCTATAGCTTTACCACTGGGAATAATTGCAGGTAGGTACAACGGTAGTCGGATAGATAAGGTAATTACTTCCTATAACTTTATAGCATTGGCCATACCAGGCTTTGTACTCTATTTGGTAATGCTATTAATATTTGGATATAGACTTGGTTGGTTCCCAACAAGTGGTACAGTATCAACAAGTGGATTAACCGGTATAACCTATATGCTTGACAGATTATACCATATGATATTACCGGCACTGTGTTATGCAGTACTAACAACTACTAGTACTATACAGTATTTAAGAAATGAAATAGTTGATGCAAAAAGTCAAGACTATGTAAGAACAGCAAGAAGTAAAGGTGTGCCAATTAAAACAGTATACAATAAACATATATTTAGAAATTCACTTTTACCAATAGCGGCGTTTTTTGGATTTCAAATAACAGGTCTTTTAGCAGGCTCAGTAATGATAGAAACCGTATTTGCTTATCCAGGAATGGGATCTCTTTTCATAGATTCAGTAACACAAAGGGATTATTCCGTTATGACAGCATTAGTTTTACTATATGGTTTACTTACTTTAATAGGTAGTTTAGTTTCAGATATTATTATGAGTATAGTAGATCCAAGAATAAGAATTGAGTAG
- a CDS encoding ABC transporter permease, giving the protein MEKQYEVEEEMLDKAATENPTGFKVIVKEFKKDKLAMGSLIVLAVLWLAIFIGAAVLDQDEIMYVDILSSYARPGENGFLLGADYGGRSILGQLIIGGRNSILIGVSVTILTTIIGIVVGLIAGFYGGKIDNAIMRIIDFIQVLPTMMIIIVIVTIIPKYNMLTFTMIMVVFYWVGNARLVRSKALTEARRDYVSASKTMGTKSWKIMLGGILPNISSIIIVDATLSLAANIGIETGLSFLGFGLPPATPSLGTLIGYARSPEVIADRLYIWLPASLLILVMMLCINYIGQALRRASDAKQRLG; this is encoded by the coding sequence ATGGAAAAACAATATGAAGTTGAAGAAGAAATGTTAGATAAAGCAGCTACTGAAAATCCTACAGGTTTTAAAGTTATAGTTAAAGAATTTAAAAAAGATAAATTAGCAATGGGTTCCTTGATTGTTTTAGCAGTACTTTGGTTAGCTATTTTCATTGGAGCTGCTGTTTTAGACCAAGATGAAATAATGTATGTAGATATTTTATCTTCATATGCACGACCAGGTGAAAATGGATTTTTGCTAGGAGCAGACTATGGTGGAAGGTCCATACTAGGTCAGTTGATAATAGGTGGTAGAAACTCTATATTAATTGGAGTTTCAGTAACGATTTTAACTACGATAATTGGTATAGTAGTTGGATTAATAGCAGGATTTTATGGTGGAAAAATAGACAATGCTATTATGAGAATAATAGATTTTATTCAAGTTCTTCCAACAATGATGATTATAATAGTTATTGTAACAATTATTCCTAAATATAATATGCTGACCTTTACTATGATAATGGTTGTGTTTTATTGGGTAGGAAATGCTCGGCTAGTTAGAAGTAAAGCCTTAACTGAAGCTAGACGGGATTATGTTAGTGCTTCAAAAACCATGGGAACTAAAAGTTGGAAAATTATGTTAGGTGGAATATTGCCAAATATAAGTTCAATAATAATAGTAGATGCTACCTTAAGTTTGGCTGCTAATATTGGTATAGAAACAGGGTTGTCATTCTTAGGATTCGGTTTACCACCAGCAACACCAAGTTTAGGAACATTAATAGGATATGCAAGGTCACCGGAAGTAATAGCTGACAGATTATATATTTGGTTGCCAGCATCATTATTAATATTAGTTATGATGTTATGTATAAACTATATTGGACAAGCATTAAGAAGGGCATCTGATGCTAAACAGAGATTAGGTTAG
- a CDS encoding oligopeptide ABC transporter substrate-binding protein — MKKRFRVLALALTLVMTLTACGGGGAEKETGSAGKGEKTTTTSERSAIAKHEGDPIEGGVFKIGLVTDSPFVGVFSEMLYQDNFDWEIMGDTMYATFESGADQEIKSSGAVDIEFDEETKTVTIVNKDVFKWSDGTPVTAADWEFVYKVIGHPEYTGIRYDSDYMNVVGMDEYHAGETDEISGIEMPDEKTIKITFKEFTPGILWGGGIPFNPAPKHQLENIPVKDLEGAPEVRETPLSSGPFVISKVTPGQKVEFVKNEHFWKGAPKIDGVEVEVLPSSSALASLKSSKYDYITPLPGDIQLEDLEDLDGYTILERDEAAYTYIGFKLGKWNAEKNEVEVDPNAKMADPNLRKAMGYALDNDSIGEKFYHGLRRQANSLIIPVFSNFHDETLEGYNYDPEKAKKLLDEAGFKDVDGDGYREDKDGNELVINFASMSGGDIAEPLAMAYIQWWKDIGLNVKLTNDRLIEFQAFYEMVDADDPGIDIYQAAWGTGSNPDPNGLYSRYAPFNRPRYIDENIEKALNDIASSKSLDADFRKEAYRAFDEAMFESAPVIPTLFRKELRPINKRVKFYDWSYPDGSDEPGFRFSDIELTADKPM, encoded by the coding sequence ATGAAGAAACGTTTTAGAGTGCTGGCTTTGGCACTGACCTTAGTTATGACTCTAACAGCTTGTGGAGGCGGAGGCGCTGAAAAAGAAACCGGTTCTGCAGGTAAAGGAGAAAAAACAACAACAACTTCTGAAAGAAGTGCAATAGCAAAACATGAAGGGGACCCTATAGAAGGTGGAGTTTTTAAAATTGGACTAGTAACAGATTCTCCATTTGTAGGTGTATTTTCTGAGATGCTATATCAAGATAATTTTGATTGGGAAATAATGGGAGATACAATGTATGCAACTTTTGAATCAGGAGCAGACCAAGAAATTAAAAGCTCAGGAGCTGTAGATATTGAATTCGATGAAGAAACTAAAACCGTTACTATAGTAAACAAAGACGTTTTTAAATGGTCAGATGGTACTCCTGTAACAGCAGCAGACTGGGAATTTGTATATAAAGTAATAGGACATCCAGAATATACTGGTATTAGATACGACTCAGATTACATGAATGTTGTAGGAATGGACGAATACCATGCAGGGGAAACAGATGAAATCTCTGGAATAGAAATGCCAGATGAAAAAACTATAAAAATTACATTTAAAGAATTTACTCCAGGTATATTATGGGGTGGAGGTATTCCATTTAACCCAGCACCTAAACATCAACTAGAAAATATTCCTGTAAAGGATTTAGAAGGTGCACCAGAAGTAAGAGAAACGCCATTATCATCTGGACCTTTTGTAATATCAAAAGTAACACCAGGTCAAAAAGTAGAATTTGTTAAAAATGAACACTTTTGGAAAGGTGCTCCAAAAATAGATGGAGTAGAGGTTGAAGTTCTTCCTTCATCAAGTGCCTTAGCTTCTTTAAAATCATCAAAATATGATTATATAACTCCATTACCAGGAGATATTCAATTAGAAGATTTAGAAGATTTAGATGGATACACTATATTAGAAAGAGATGAAGCTGCCTACACATATATTGGCTTTAAACTAGGTAAATGGAATGCAGAAAAAAATGAGGTAGAAGTAGATCCAAATGCTAAAATGGCAGACCCTAATTTAAGAAAAGCAATGGGTTATGCATTGGATAATGATTCAATAGGTGAAAAATTCTATCATGGCTTAAGAAGACAGGCCAATTCATTAATAATACCTGTATTTTCTAATTTCCACGATGAGACACTTGAAGGATATAATTATGATCCAGAAAAAGCTAAAAAATTATTAGATGAAGCTGGATTTAAAGATGTTGATGGAGACGGATATAGAGAAGACAAAGATGGAAATGAACTAGTAATTAATTTCGCTTCAATGTCTGGAGGAGATATAGCTGAACCTTTAGCAATGGCATATATTCAATGGTGGAAGGATATTGGTTTAAATGTAAAACTTACTAACGATAGATTAATTGAATTCCAAGCTTTCTATGAAATGGTAGATGCAGATGATCCTGGTATAGATATTTACCAAGCTGCTTGGGGAACAGGTTCTAATCCAGATCCTAATGGACTATATAGTAGATATGCACCATTTAACCGTCCAAGATATATTGATGAAAATATAGAAAAGGCTTTAAATGATATTGCAAGTTCTAAATCTTTAGATGCAGATTTTAGAAAAGAAGCATATAGAGCGTTTGATGAAGCTATGTTTGAATCAGCACCGGTAATTCCTACTTTATTTAGAAAGGAATTAAGACCAATTAACAAAAGAGTTAAATTCTATGATTGGTCATATCCAGATGGATCAGATGAACCAGGATTTAGATTTTCAGATATAGAATTAACAGCAGATAAACCTATGTAA
- a CDS encoding oligopeptide ABC transporter substrate-binding protein produces MKKFIKFTALFLSLTIALTACGGKNKSEDKKQEAKDSISTRGTIVENEGTPIKGGVLQVGLVSDSPFKGIFSVEFSNDSVDANITNPTMWGTFSTDSELKLKGNDAVDIEFDQEAKTATIKIKDSFKWSDGTPVTSRDFAFHYEIVADPEYKGVRYDADHKNIVGIEEFRNGEADTISGLETPDDKTLVITFKEFTPSILWGSGIVTEPVPYEYLKDLKVSEMEASPQLREKPLSTGPFVVKEIIPGQKVEFEKNEYYWRGAPKLDGVVFEVVPSSNVLSALKSGKYDLVTSIPSTIKTEELENLKNYSLLERDDNNLSYMGFKLGKWDEEKGEVIVDPNAKMANVNLRKAMAYALDQKALGDKFYEGLRIPANSMLIPIFKDFRDENAEGYSYDPEKAKKLLDEAGYKDVDNDGFREDPNGEKLVIYYATMSGSEVAEPMAMAYIQWWKEIGLNVELTNGRLLEFQLFYEMVENDDPNIDVFSGGWQIGNNPDQNETYSKYSAFNFSRYTDDAIQTALDNMASENAFDSEFRKQAYKDFDKAMFDAASTVPTMYRIAQYVVNDRIKYFDWSYPYGQENPFTWADIELTADAPIKE; encoded by the coding sequence ATGAAAAAGTTTATTAAATTTACTGCCTTATTTTTATCGCTAACCATAGCCTTAACAGCATGTGGTGGTAAGAATAAAAGTGAAGATAAAAAACAAGAAGCTAAAGATTCAATTTCAACAAGAGGAACTATTGTAGAAAATGAAGGAACTCCTATAAAAGGAGGAGTTCTGCAAGTAGGATTGGTTTCGGATTCTCCCTTTAAAGGTATCTTTTCAGTAGAGTTTTCCAATGATTCAGTTGATGCTAATATTACAAATCCTACTATGTGGGGAACTTTTTCAACAGATAGTGAATTAAAATTAAAAGGAAATGATGCAGTAGATATTGAATTTGATCAGGAAGCTAAAACCGCTACTATAAAAATAAAGGATTCTTTTAAATGGTCAGATGGAACTCCAGTTACTTCAAGGGACTTTGCCTTTCATTATGAAATTGTAGCAGATCCAGAATATAAAGGCGTAAGATATGATGCTGACCATAAAAACATAGTAGGTATAGAAGAATTTAGAAATGGAGAAGCAGATACTATTTCTGGTTTAGAAACTCCAGATGACAAAACCCTAGTAATAACTTTTAAAGAATTTACGCCTAGTATATTATGGGGAAGTGGAATAGTAACAGAACCTGTACCTTATGAATATTTAAAAGACTTAAAAGTTTCAGAGATGGAAGCTAGCCCTCAGCTAAGGGAAAAACCTCTGTCAACAGGACCATTTGTAGTTAAAGAAATTATACCAGGACAAAAAGTTGAATTTGAAAAAAATGAATATTATTGGAGGGGCGCTCCAAAACTAGACGGAGTAGTATTTGAAGTAGTGCCTTCTTCAAATGTATTATCAGCGTTAAAATCTGGCAAGTATGATTTAGTAACATCTATACCTTCAACTATAAAAACAGAAGAACTTGAAAATTTAAAAAATTATTCTTTATTAGAAAGAGATGATAATAATTTATCTTATATGGGCTTTAAATTGGGGAAATGGGATGAAGAAAAAGGTGAAGTAATTGTTGACCCAAATGCAAAAATGGCAAATGTTAATTTGAGAAAGGCTATGGCTTATGCATTAGATCAAAAAGCTTTAGGAGATAAATTCTATGAAGGGCTAAGAATACCGGCTAACTCAATGCTAATTCCTATTTTTAAAGATTTTAGGGATGAAAATGCTGAAGGTTATAGCTATGACCCGGAAAAAGCTAAAAAGCTTTTAGACGAAGCTGGATACAAAGATGTAGATAATGATGGCTTTAGAGAAGATCCAAATGGAGAAAAATTAGTAATATACTATGCTACTATGTCTGGTTCAGAAGTTGCTGAGCCTATGGCAATGGCGTATATTCAGTGGTGGAAAGAAATAGGATTAAATGTAGAATTAACAAATGGAAGATTATTAGAATTTCAATTATTTTATGAGATGGTAGAAAATGACGATCCTAATATAGACGTTTTTAGTGGTGGATGGCAAATTGGAAATAATCCAGATCAAAATGAAACCTATTCTAAGTATTCGGCATTTAACTTTTCAAGATATACAGATGATGCAATTCAAACTGCCTTAGATAATATGGCAAGTGAAAATGCTTTTGATTCTGAATTTAGAAAGCAAGCATATAAAGATTTTGATAAAGCAATGTTTGATGCTGCTTCTACTGTGCCAACTATGTATAGGATTGCTCAATATGTAGTGAACGATAGAATAAAATATTTCGATTGGTCTTATCCTTATGGGCAAGAAAATCCGTTTACCTGGGCAGATATAGAATTAACTGCAGATGCACCAATTAAAGAGTAA
- a CDS encoding oligopeptide ABC transporter substrate-binding protein → MKKFIKFAALFLSLTIALTACGGNKDSKKSSEAGNNTNTVKRSSIAEHEGKVIDGGVLKIGLVTDSPFTGIFNDLFSTNADDMELFDYMAEYPSKDGDGRWLEEDELRKVDFDKDNKKVTITIKDTFKWSDGTPVTSRDYLFGYEIVGHPEYTGVRYDVKYQNVVGMEEYHNGEAETISGIETPDDKTIVISFKEFLPNILWGEGIMEVPQPYHYLGDVPVKDMISNDKIRINPLSSGAFVITNVIPGERVEYKVNEHYYKDVKIDGIEIERVPVSNVLASLKSGKYDLLNAIPGDIKNEELDDLSGYSVIQRAGRSLGLIGFKLGTWDNEKGEVNTDPNAKMANVNLRKAMGYALDIDAVGEKFYQGLAFRANSVTLPRFVNLYNPDAEKYTYDPKKAEALLDEAGYKDVDGDGLREDPNGEKLTINYAAMSGGEVAEPVATAYLQWWKAIGLDVQLLDGRLHEMNSFYERLQTDDPEIDVYFMYWSLGTSPNPTQFYDKTAAFNFTRYTDENMDKALEDINGEASFDNEHMKKAFDDFDKAIFDAAPIIPATFNEARFVVNKRIKYYDWSIVDKDGNLNNFGEADVELTAEEPIK, encoded by the coding sequence ATGAAAAAGTTTATTAAATTTGCTGCCTTATTCTTATCGCTAACTATAGCCTTAACAGCATGTGGCGGTAACAAGGATTCAAAGAAATCTTCAGAGGCGGGAAACAATACAAATACTGTAAAAAGAAGCAGTATTGCAGAACATGAAGGTAAAGTAATAGATGGCGGGGTACTAAAAATAGGCCTTGTAACTGACTCTCCATTTACCGGAATATTCAATGACCTATTTTCTACTAATGCAGACGATATGGAATTATTTGACTATATGGCTGAATATCCTAGTAAAGATGGTGATGGAAGATGGCTTGAAGAAGATGAATTAAGAAAAGTTGATTTTGACAAGGATAATAAAAAAGTTACAATTACCATAAAAGATACTTTTAAATGGTCTGATGGAACACCGGTTACTTCAAGGGATTATCTATTTGGTTATGAAATCGTTGGACACCCTGAATATACAGGCGTTAGATATGATGTTAAATACCAAAATGTAGTTGGAATGGAAGAATACCATAACGGAGAGGCTGAAACTATATCAGGTATAGAAACTCCAGATGATAAAACAATTGTAATTAGCTTTAAGGAATTTTTGCCAAATATCCTATGGGGTGAAGGAATTATGGAAGTTCCCCAACCTTACCATTATTTAGGGGATGTACCTGTAAAAGATATGATCTCTAACGATAAAATTAGAATTAATCCTTTATCCAGTGGAGCTTTCGTTATAACCAATGTTATTCCTGGAGAAAGAGTTGAATATAAAGTTAATGAACATTATTATAAAGATGTTAAAATAGATGGAATAGAAATAGAGAGGGTTCCAGTGTCAAATGTACTAGCCTCTTTAAAATCAGGAAAATATGATTTGTTAAATGCTATACCTGGTGATATTAAAAATGAAGAATTAGATGACTTAAGTGGATATTCTGTAATTCAAAGGGCTGGAAGAAGTTTAGGACTTATAGGTTTTAAATTAGGTACTTGGGATAATGAAAAGGGCGAAGTAAATACAGATCCTAATGCTAAAATGGCAAATGTAAATTTAAGAAAAGCAATGGGCTATGCATTAGATATAGATGCAGTTGGAGAAAAATTCTACCAAGGTTTAGCCTTTAGAGCAAATTCTGTAACCTTACCAAGATTTGTTAATTTATACAATCCAGATGCTGAAAAATATACTTATGACCCTAAAAAAGCTGAAGCACTTCTAGATGAAGCAGGTTATAAAGATGTTGATGGAGATGGTTTAAGGGAAGATCCTAATGGAGAAAAATTAACTATAAATTATGCAGCAATGTCTGGTGGAGAAGTAGCTGAACCGGTGGCAACAGCATATTTACAATGGTGGAAAGCTATAGGATTAGATGTACAACTATTAGATGGAAGATTACATGAAATGAATTCCTTCTATGAAAGACTTCAAACAGATGATCCAGAAATAGATGTATATTTTATGTATTGGAGTTTAGGTACTAGTCCTAATCCTACACAGTTTTATGATAAAACAGCAGCGTTTAACTTTACAAGATATACTGATGAAAATATGGACAAGGCCTTAGAAGATATAAATGGTGAAGCTTCTTTCGATAATGAACATATGAAAAAGGCATTTGATGACTTTGACAAAGCAATATTTGACGCTGCACCAATTATACCTGCAACATTTAATGAAGCTAGATTTGTTGTTAATAAGAGAATAAAATATTATGATTGGTCTATAGTAGATAAAGACGGAAATCTAAATAATTTTGGAGAAGCTGATGTAGAATTAACAGCAGAGGAACCAATTAAATAA